attaaataaggcaagtttatttttagaacCTTTAAAAtagtgtacatttatttttcaaaaaattaaatttttgttttaattaaattctattttgattaatttgaaatatgtgatgtttttttaaattaatttcccATGTTTGCATGTTTTTGGGGCTATTCTCATTCATGCTTGTAGTGGTTCCATATATAgggaaccaccataagtatgaatgggaataccccatctCTGATATGTTGGGCTAGCCCActtgatcccagtgatgcgtataAAGCGTATACACTGTTGGGATATGTGTGTCTCTCTGAAGGCCTTcgagtagaggcccaggaccacaagtctctgaacctccgggaccaccaggtactttcatagaaattttTGTAGTTGGAAGCCTCCGAACACAAATTCTGGACCattatattttttgaagtgtaactAGCTATGGCAAGGAGAGGCTCAGCTCACACAAGTAATGCAAAATGGGAAAAATTGAAAAAGCTTTCTGCCAATCAGgtctgaaattaaatcagaaattgAAATGATCAGTTAAGCAAGTCAATCATGCTAGATAGTGGCTTTGTGGGTATAAATGCACACCCCTACTCTCTGCATTGAGTTTCTGGTGCAATTGCACTGCTGTCTGCAATCCATAATCAGATACGGTTTCCAGAGTTCTTCTGTTACGGGTGCAGGGGAACGGAGCATACACTGGTCATTTCCCAATGTGGAGCTGAACCTTATTGATGCATAGACTTTGCCAAATAATTGAATTTCCCTAAAGGTTCAGCTGGTTAAGCCAGTGAGCGACTAAGCAATACAGACCAAACTATCATTTCAGTCCCTGGTTTGTGCTGCGTTAGCTAACCTCAGCTAGGGCAGTGGTGAGGTTCTGCAACTGGTCTCGGTGCCCCTGGGCGATGAAACAGAAAATTGCCCAAGCTTGCCACACTTGTGCATTATTTAGCAACCCCTAGATGGAtacgtgtatatgtgtgtgtgtgttgggggggggggggaggatcgaGTTCAGCTAAAATGACACCTGTAATTGAATTGCTTACCAACCCTTATCATTTAAATTCACAGTGGAAGAATGGCACTTTGAGTTGGGTTCATTGCTATCAGTAGCTGACTATCTAAAATTGATTCCTTGACATTGTATTTTGCAACATACCAATTGGTCAACAGataacattttatcaataaattTTAAATACGTGAAATCAATCCATAAACATGAAAATCCAGTAgaatttttattcattcacgggatgtgggtgtccctggcaaggccagcatttattgcccatccccagtatccctcgagaaggtgatggtgagccaccatgaaccgctgcagtccgtgtggtgaagctactcccacagtgctgttaggtaaggagttccaggattttgatccagcgacgatgaagggccAATAATTACTGTCTTTAGATGTATTTTCACATTGGCTGCATAGAAGACAACTGTGTGCTGGCTTTGCTCCCAGAGAAACAGCACATTTGTGGTGTACAGCTTTCCTACTTTTTTTTTCTCCAGTCAGAATAATTAACTGTGAGAAGATGAAACCCTGTGCTATAGCCAATCTCTTCGTGTCTGTAAGTTGATTCAATGACTTACCTCACTTTGAATGGTTTATTGTGGTAATCATTTTAGCCTTTACCAGAAATCATTGGCACACTTTGCAAAGGGTTTAAAAAACAAATCAATGGGCAGACATCATTACTAGGAGCAGTGGTCGCAATACAGAATGGCCTCTCGCCCGATGAAAAATTTCAAGGCATACACCTATATTTTAGGGAATTTATATTAATAACCCAGTTTCAGATCAAAGTTCCAAATATATGATGCAGTAAAAtgttgaaggaaaaaaaaatcagcTCAGACAGCGTAATAGTGAAATTAGGGGGGTGGGtgggaaagtgttatgtatgtaaactttactagtgtgtaagacttgccactagggggtgcacctgtgggagacccaagggtcacctgcacaccccgggcaagcaggtataaaaggcagtgtgccatgctacttcctcactctggagttacattaaagagaccaaggtcataacagtttgagcttatagtatacagtcttgtggagtcattctgaacataacagaaagtAATTGAAGATTTCTTTCCATTCATTACGGCTACAAGGAAGGAACACTTAAGAGTCTCTGAAAAGGACAGGCAATCTGATTTTTAGGGTGAGACAAGCTCTTTTATCAATGATGCTTGGAGTATAAATGTTTGTTTTGTTGGGTAGGGAATATTAGATCACATTTAACTCTAAATGACATCAATAAAGTTTATTTTTTGTAAATCATTCACTGGCTAAATGTGTATCTTGTATTTACTTTCTCAACAGTTCATTGTATAACAGGAAAACCTAATGTCCGGGACATAGACATGGAAGGGGAAGAGGACCGTATGTACCCATTTTGCATAACAATTCATATAGATTTTCCCATTTTACGCAAAAGTCATTTTGTACTACTAAATCTGAAGATGGTTTCTAcatatgtttttttaaaaatagagAATTTAGCAAAAATACTCGGGCGCAAGTATTTGGAACCAAGGATGAAATATGCATTCCCACAAACAGAAGCTCAGGAGATTGGCTGGATGACCGCTTCACTGGTAAGGACCTGAAAGCCCCTAAAGAAAAATACAAAGGGACAATTGAGTGTAAAAACCTATCAGGAGAAAGCAGATTGAGATTGAAAAGTTCTCCGATAATGGGGGTTTGAAATTTATGATGGGGCATTTACAAACGAGGTCAAAGGAGCGGAGACATACAAGACCTCGAACTTGAGTAGAACGGAGTTTCTTGCAATCGATTTGTGAGTTGCAAATCGGTTCTTAACACAATCTGTTATTTTGTACTCCAGTTACGTTGAGAGTTTTTCATGGTATGGCCACTATTTTTGGTAAAGACAGTTCAAGATGCCGATGCAAGGACAGATTGAAAATGCCAGTTAGGGCAGATAGAAATTTGGCAGGGAGTGAACGTAAAATAAAAACCGGTTATCGCCCCTTTCTGCAGTGTTCCCACTGAGAAATAGGAGGGTaagtagacgcaggaagaatgttcccgatattggggaagtccagaactacgggttacagtctaaggataaggggtaagccatttaggaccgagatgagaagaaacttctttactcagagaattgtaaacctgtggaattctctaccatagaaagttgttgagactagttcgttagatatattcaaaagggagttagatgtggcccttacggctaaagggatcaaggggtatggagagaaagcaggaatggggtactgaagttgcatgatcagccatgatcatattgaatggtggtgcaggctcgaagggccgaatggcctgctcctgcatctattttctatgtttctatgcatcaaaGGAGATCATTTTTAGACAGATACTCCTGCCTTTTGGTTGCTTTTTGCAGAAGAAAGTCCCAATTAAACCTGCTAGTGAGCCTAGTACAATCATTTCAGATCAACTTCCTGAAATTTAGAAGAAAACTAAAAATTCGCAAATTAATCATTGCAAACATTCATCAACATCTGTTACAAAAAACACTACCCCAAGGCATAGTTCTTGTGACCTGAAGGAAGTTCCTAGCTGTGATTGTTTGCATTCCTGAAAACCACATCAGGTCACAAACTATACATTGGCCATCCATCAGGTGTTCTGTTCTGAGCAAGATGTTAAAGGTATAATTCCAGGAAATAATCTACTCAAACATCTATTTTCTGTAGTAAACATTAATCTGTTGACTAATTTCATTTAAAGACAACTTCACATACCAGAAAAATATCATTTTTTTACACCTTGTAAACATAATCCAGGTTAACATTTATTGCATTTTCTGCCTCTCTCTAGTTACCCAAGTCTCCATATTAATAACAGGCGAATTGCTCCTAGGCACATGCTAATTATATCCTGCTATGTTCTGGCTGCTAAGAAGACCGGCTTAGTTTTCTCTCCTGTGGGAAGGTGCTCAGTATAGCCCCAGTAGCATGGCTGAGATAGAGTTAGTGCTGTACCAATGTCTCCACCTGTGTTGAGATACAAATAGTACAAATTGACCAAGTTGGCTTTAGCTCCTGATCTATGTTCAACATTTTTCATTACCCAAGTTCTGAAGAGCAGGATTCAGTCATTTTTTTTTTGTACAGCTAACATCCATTAACCACGACTATTTCTTAGGTACATTAAAGACGTTAGTTCAGAAGCTCAATACAAACTTGTTAAATTTGCAATGATACTAAATTGGGAGTGGAAGTTGAATCGGAGAACCAATTCAAGAACTAAAAATGAGTTAGACAAAATATGTAAATAGCAATGGCCAGAAAAATGACAAATTATGTTTAATACAGCGTAAATACTGCACGTAGAGAGAAGAACTGTAAGATGTAAGTGCTCCATGAATGGCGGCAAAATAGCAAAATATAAATTTGAAAGAGATCCAGGGGTTTTgtaggacacagctgccagattgGTCCTGCAGCagatgatgagagaaccaacatgagggaaaaacctacttgacctcatcctcaccaatctacctgtcacagatgcatctgttcatGGCAGCATTGATAGgattgaccaccacacagtccttgtggaggcaAAGTcatgtcttcacactgaagacaccctccactgTGCTGTGTGGCatgaccaccgtgctaaatgggataggttcAGCACAGATCTAGCAGCTTAATTCCGctcggcatccatgaggtgctgtgggccatcagcagtagcagaattgtattccactacaatctgtgacctcatggcccgacatatccctctACCATTATCATTgagccaggtgaccaaccctggttcaatgaggagtttagaagagcagcaccagacgtacctaaaaatgaggtgccaacctgggaaagcttCAACTCAGGACTTCATGTACGCTAAGCAATGGAAGCAGCTACTATAGACAGAacaaagcgatcccacaaccaatggaatgATCAAAGCCCTgcaagtcctgccacatccagtcatgaatggtggtggacaattaaacaactaatggaaggaggaggctccatgaacatccctatcTTCAATGATgttggagcccagcacatgagtataAAAGACAAACGTGaagtatttgcaaccatcttcagccagaagtctcAAATGGATGATCGATGCTGGCctactcctgaggttcccaccatcacatatgccagtcttcagccaattcgattcattccacgtgatatcaagaaacggctaagTACACTGGAaagagcaaaggctatgggccctgacagaaTCCCAGCTGTACTGTTGGAGTCTTACTCCAGAACTAACTTTGCCTCTAGCCAAGATGCTCCAGcaaagctacaacactgacatctacccgagaACGTGGAAAatcgcccaggtatatcctgtccacaaaaaacaggaagaatccaatccagccaatcagcgtactctcaaacatcagcaaagtgatggaagatggcaTCAACagggctatcatcatcatcataggcagtccctcggaatcgaggaaaacttgctgccactcctgaagtgagttctttggtggctgaacagtccaatacgagaaccacagaccccgtcacaagtggggcagacagttgccgagggaaggggttggtgggactggtttgccgcatgctctttccattgcctacgcttgacctcttcacgctctcggcgttgaggttcaaggtgctcaacgccctcccggatgcactttctccacttaaggctgtctttggccagggattcccaggtgtcagtggtaatgttgaactttatcagggaggctttgagggtatccttgtaacgtttccgctgcccacctttggctcgtttgccatgaaggagctccgcataaagcacttgctttgggagtctcgtgtctggcatgcaaactatgtggcctgcccagcgaagctgatcgagtgtggtcagtgcttcaatgctggggatgttagcctgggcgaggacactgatgttggtgcccctgttctcccaggggatttgcaagatcttgcggagacatcgttggtgatatatctccagcgatttgaggtgtcttttgtacatcgtccatgcctctgagccatgcaggagggcgggtattactacagtcctgtaaaccatgagcttggtggtagatttgagggcctggtcttcgaacactcttttccctcaggcggccgaaggctgcactggcgcactggaggcggtgttgaatttccgtgtctgcttttgttgataagagattcccgtggtatgggaaatggtccacgttgtcgagggccgtgccgtggatcttgatgactggggggcagtgctatgtggcgaggacagactgatggaggacctttgtcttacagatgtttagtgtaaggcctatgctttcatatgcctcagtaaatacatcgactatatcctggagttcagcctcagaatgtgtgcagacgcaggcgtcgtccgcgtactgtagctcgatgtcagaggttggggtgatcgtggacctggcctgaaggcggCGTAGgtaaaacagcttcccactggttctgtagtttagttccactccagcggggagcatgttgactgcgaggtggagcatggcagcgaggaagattgaaaagagggttggagcaatgacgcagccccctttgaccccggtccgaatgtggattggatctgtaatggatcagtttggaaggatcacggcctgcatgttggcatggagcaggtggagaatgttgacaaacttttgggggcagccgaaatggaggacgctccatagaccctcgctgttgacagtgtcaaaggcctttgaaaggtcgaaaaaggccatgtataagggctagtgctgctccctgcatttttcctccagctgtcgcgctgcaaagatcacgtcctttgtgccccgttggggacaatgtccgcactgcgactccgggaggagctccttagccGATAGCCactatatgcgaggattcttcatcgtaatcaaggccacctacggtccaagctcccaaggccccaccccactgctggcaagaatggggaaacactcatcaaggacactgaggctgtcagggcccgttggaaggagcacttcgaagatctcctcaatcgagactctgcctttgactcgagtgttctgactccatcccatagcatgcgacccaccaccagctcagtaaaaccccaacattgcacgaggtaggaaaagccataaaacagctcaagaataacaaggctatgggagcgatggaatccctgctgaggccctaaagtatggcggagaggcgctgttggcgcagatacatgacctcatctctctcatctggagggagaagagcatgccgggagatctcagagatgcagcgatcatgaccatctttaaaaaaggggacaagtccgactgcggcaactacagaggtatctccctgctatcagccactgggaaagttgtcgctagagttctcctcaacaggGCTATAAAGCAGCACTAATTCACTAATAACCTGTTTATCGATGTGCAGTTTGGATTCCATCAGGATcattcggctccagatctcattacagccttggtccaaacatggacagaagagctgaattctggaggtgaggcaagagtgactgcccttgacatcaggccagcatttgaccaagtgtggcatcaaggagccctagtaaatttgaagtcaatgggtatcagaggaaaaactctccactggctggagtcatacctagcacaaagttgttagaggccaatcatctcagtcccaggacatcactgctggagttcctcagggcagtgtcctcggcccaaccatcttcagtggcttcatcaatgacctgtcctccatcataagatcagaaatggggatgttcgttgatcattgcagagttcagttccattcgcaactcctcagataaagaagcagtctatgcccgcatgcagcaagacctggacaagttacaggtttgggttgataagtggcaagtaacatttgcaccacacagtgccaagcaatgaccatctccaataaaagTCTACCCACCTCCCGTTGACATTAGCATTGTCGAACCCCCAcaatcaacatccagggggtcaccattgaccagaaacttgactGAAACCAGttacgtaaatactgtggctacaagagcaggttagtGGCTAGGTATTctacagcgagtgactcacctcctgactccccaaagcatgtcggccacctgcaaggcacaagtctggagtgtgaaTACTCTTCATTTCCATGGATGAGTGTAGCTCtaagaacactcaagaagctcgacaacatccaggacaaagcagtctgtttgatcggcaccccatccaccatcttaaacattactccctccaccactggtgcaacgtgtctgcagtgtgtaccatctacaagatgcactgcagcaactcaccgaggTTTCGTAAACAGCACCTCCCAAGCACATCTACcattggaaggacaagggcagcagatccatgggaacaccaccacctccaagtacccatccaagtcacacaccattctgacttgaaaatatatcgtcattctttcatcgtcgctgggtcaagtaccttcaccacacagacggcagcggttcaagaaggtggctcaccaccaccttctccagggcaactagggatgggcaataaatgctggccttgccggcgatgcccacatctcatcaACGATTAAATAAAATATACTTTGTAGCAATCAACAAAACAAATCTCTGGATGCACAAAAGCGCCACAAAATGGCGTCCCAGCACCAAGATCTGAGTGAGGTGGAAATACTGGAAAACTTGGGGTTTTCATCCTTGAAAGAAAGCAGCTGAGAGATCTTATAGGGGTATACAAGATAGTATAAAAAAGGGAAATCAAGAACATTATTTCAAATTAAACCTGTATAGTAGGGCAAGGGAAACAGGCTCAACCTAGTAAAAGGCACAGAGTGATCAACATCTGGAATAGATTTCCAGGGAAAGTACTGAAGGCAAAATCTTTGGAACTTTGGGATAATTTAACAGTTGGATACCTTGTTGTGCGGCGGGAGTCGGGGGGAAGGTGGGCTGTATGGTATTCCTCATCAGTATTTCTCTTGTGAAGTCAGCGGGATAGTTGTTTCAGTCAATATTCAATACGCATTTCAATATTAAAATGGGGTTACAATTGTACATTCAGGGGTTTGTTCTTGGATCATTGTTGCTTATAATTGGGCAACCTTTAGAAAATGCAAGTTATTTAGATATCCAGTATAATCAGTTAAAATATCAATTTCTCCTGTAGACAAATTCAGATCTGCATGATCCGAGACTGAATTTTCATCGCCATAGTAATGAAATTACGAAATTCATGGCACATTGCTCTCTACATAAAGAACGAAACCCAGAAAAATGATACTTCGGTGTGTGTCAATGTTGCTGTTATTTTAGCTTACCTGCTGAAACATTGGTGATTACGGGACATGGGGAACCATGTACATAGAAATATTGTGCAAGATAGATGTAACCTTATATGTGTGAAGAATAAAGTAAACATGGTGCCTAACAACTGGGAAAAAAAGTTTGTTTTATTGACATTGTGCAAGTTGCCATGGCTACAgttaagtgaatgtaacccttggtGGAATGTGGTAGTTTAATTTGTCTGCAACAAATAAAGCATTGAGTTTTATGATAATGTTCCTCAAGAACATAATACAAATACAGAAAATATTTCTGAACATGTATAGAATGGGTTTTGAGATGCTTATCAAAGCTATTCAAACCTGGGTGTCTCACTTAACGTTCAAATTTAAATGCTTATTAAAAGCTGCAAATAATGGTGTCTTGATAGGGGCTGCAGCTGATGGAGCATTGAAGCTGGGGAAACTCACATTTCATTGCTAGCTTCAGCCCCCACCCTATAATTACACCGATCGCTGTGGTGTTTCACTGCCATTCTAGGCAGGAAAGTGTAATTCAGTGTGACAAATTTACATAGGCAGTttgcattataaatgtggacatagaaatttataatggaCGTGTGGATAGAAagtttgaatttaaaatggggactgaattatgcCTATACATTCTGATCTAATTAAAAATTGAACCATTTTTTTACATCTCACTTTTTGAAAATAATCCCAACTTTATACTTAAGTGGCTTTTTTGATCTGACCCATTCTTGTAGTCAGAAAACCTCATCTGTGAGAGTGCTCACACATTGGCAGTTCCAAGTTCAGGACAAAGATTTAGAGTATGGTCGTCAGATTACAGTCGCACACCCAATTTAAGCAGAGAAAGTTTCCATGACTTTAAATGGAGTTAACATTAAAAATTTATTTGGTTTAATTATAAACCCCAGCTACACTTGGTCAGACTGTTTCTTCATGTGGTTAGTTGGAGTATTTATCCTAATACCTAGTTTTATTAGTGGGATGCACAGCTTATGATCTGTGAGACAAAGTCCTAAAAGACATTAGAATCGCAATCTTCAATTGATGCCTCAATGGTTTTGCATTCCAGTATCTTGTATTGCAGGATATCCATTACTACATTCATCTCTCCTACATCCCATCTCAACTATTGAAATCATTTACTGAAATCATTGCTTAAAACTGGTTTCCATAACTGAGCAATTTTGGTATTTGCAGATCTTTCCAATAAATGAATATCCTTTTGATAGTTCAGAGTTAATATTACACAGATCAAAACCCCGTCACAAAAAAACTTACCACATTTAATGCTCTTACTCGTTTCTATAAAAAGGTACCGAGGCCACAAT
This DNA window, taken from Pristiophorus japonicus isolate sPriJap1 chromosome 20, sPriJap1.hap1, whole genome shotgun sequence, encodes the following:
- the cfap144 gene encoding cilia- and flagella-associated protein 144; its protein translation is MARPVEKAPKDLVHQLAIDRETIKKELRSQKLYTHFSINPRTKFHCITGKPNVRDIDMEGEEDQNLAKILGRKYLEPRMKYAFPQTEAQEIGWMTASLTNSDLHDPRLNFHRHSNEITKFMAHCSLHKERNPEK